In Pecten maximus chromosome 10, xPecMax1.1, whole genome shotgun sequence, one genomic interval encodes:
- the LOC117336454 gene encoding serine/arginine-rich splicing factor 7-like: MGRSRSRSRSYGRNRRSRSDSYDSRSPSPEEGFRVHVSDLGIDPSKREIERSFDKFGPIMEVWVARNPPCFAFIVYRYKEDAERAIREMDGKTMSGGRVRCSFARPRTRGRRSRGFDPNLRCYTCGEKGHFSRDCIEIWRQRRRNNSRERYTRRRSRSRSRSKSRSRSRDRSRRSKRSRSPSKRKSRSDSRSRRRSRSRSKRRNKHSRSRSRSNSKSKRRKKDRSRTPEDKHRNKKEDKAKDKQQHDKQEEEDGKQEKENVTETNRSRSRSHSKENEANGSPARSRSHSREERSGSLTREERSRSRSHSVEERSRSPDKFNDDKSRSASRSPRHSMSRSPEVKGQDEDNGDNMENDDDAE; the protein is encoded by the exons ATGGGAAGGTCAAGGTCTCGCAGCAGAAGTTATGGTCGTAACCGAAGGAGTCGAAGTGACAGTTATGACAGTCGCAGTCCATCTCCGGAGGAAGGCTTCCGTGTCCATGTGTCGGACTTGGGCATTGACCCGTCCAAACGAGAAATAGAAAGAAGTTTCGACAAATTTGGTCCTATAATGGAGGTATGGGTGGCCAGAAATCCACCCTGTTTCGCGTTTATTGTCTATAGATATAAAGAGGATGCAGAGAGAGCTATACGGGAAATGGATGGCAA AACAATGTCTGGAGGAAGGGTGCGCTGTTCATTTGCACGTCCACGGACCCGAGGTAGACGAAGTCGTGGCTTTGATCCAAATTTGAGATGTTACACATGTGGAGAGAAAGGGCACTTCTCACGGGACTGCATAGAGATATGGAGACAAAGAAGGCGTAACAACAGCAG AGAGCGCTATACTAGGCGACGGAGCAGATCAAGGTCACGTTCAAAGtcgaggtcaaggtcaagagACAGGTCTCGCAGGTCAAAAAGGAGCAGAAGTCCTAGTAAGAGAAAGAGTAGGAGTGACAGTCGAAGCAGGCGCAGATCGAGGAGTAGGAGCAAGAGGAGGAACAAGCACAGCAGAAGCAG GTCCAGGTCAAACTCAAAGTCAAAGAGGAGGAAGAAGGACAGGAGTAGGACACCTGAGGATAAACATCGCAACAAAAAGGAAGATAAAGCAAAGGACAAACAGCAGCATGATAAACAGGAGGAGGAAGATGGGAAACAGGAGAAAGAAAATGTCACAGAAACCAATAGGTCTAGATCTAGATCACACAGTAAAGAAAATGAAGCAAATGGAAGTCCcgcaaggtcaaggtcacattcgAGAGAGGAAAGGTCAGGTTCACTCACAAGAGaggaaaggtcaaggtcaaggtcacattcaGTGGAAGAAAGGTCAAGATCTCCTGATAAATTCAATGATGACAAGTCAAGGTCAGCCAGTCGTAGTCCTAGACATTCAATGTCAAGGAGCccagaggtcaaaggtcaggaTGAAGATAACGGTGACAATATggaaaatgatgatgatgctgagTAA
- the LOC117336455 gene encoding serine/arginine-rich splicing factor 7-like, whose protein sequence is MSRSTSIDAKVYVGDISRDASEKELERAFSYYGPLRNVWVARNPAGFAFIEYEDPRDADDAVRGMDGTTICGSRVRVEHSTGKVRPKPWLRASRGPPRSRRPFHPDDKCYECGDRGHYAYDCPKVNGSRRPSSSRRSSRRSRSRSRSRSRSPRGRRSRSYSRSQSRSRSPRYKKRSMSRSRTRSPVRRSRTPHRSRSRSHD, encoded by the exons ATGTCGCGTTCCACCAGCATTGATGCTAAAGTGTATGTGGGAGACATCTCTAGAGATGCCTCAGAAAAAGAGCTTGAGAGAGCATTCAGCTACTACGGACCACTGAGAAATGTTTGGGTAGCCAGGAACCCTGCTGGATTTGCCTTTATTGAGTATGAAGATCCAAGAGATGCCGACGATGCAGTTCGAGGGATGGACGGCAC TACTATCTGTGGAAGTCGTGTACGAGTAGAACATTCTACTGGAAAAGTGCGTCCAAAACCTTGGCTACGAGCATCTAGAGGTCCACCACGGAGCCGCCGTCCATTCCATCCAGATGACAAATGCTATGAATGTGGGGACCGAGGACATTACGCATATGACTGTCCCAAGGTGAATGGTAGCAGACGACCCAGTTCCTCCAGACGATCATCCCGAAGATCCAG gtcaaggtcaaggtcgagGTCAAGGAGTCCCCGTGGTAGGAGGAGCAGGAGCTACTCCAGGAGTCAATCTCGCAGCCGCTCACCCAGATACAAGAAGCGTAGCATGTCTAGAAGCAG AACAAGGAGCCCGGTGCGTAGGTCACGAACCCCACACAGATCAAGGAGTCGTTCTCATGATTGA